In Burkholderiales bacterium, the following proteins share a genomic window:
- a CDS encoding amidohydrolase family protein has translation MEHAELLVLDVGWAVTVDASRRVIRDAGIAIRDGKFAAVGKSGDIERAWTAPTVLNAQGTVATPGLVDAHLHSSFSLARGLADESNAQAFLFQHMYPYEAVLSEEDVYTAVALACAEMLRHGVTCFVEPGNYHPDATARAAMAAGLRMVLAVSCFDNNRAVTGLLPKEMIEDTARCIDKTADLFERYARRDERMTVSASFRGMNNSSDALILALKEMADKHGAITQTHACYSYFTHDSSIVQFGKPEIERLERLGVLDERMLLLHGGWLEPHEIALLARRKPTVVCCPSSSVHNGYGNLKVGMHPELMALGVNVGLGTDHASSGTCDLVQEMRLAACSYKEVRLNPRIMPPEQAVEMATINGARGAGLADRIGSIEVGKQADLALFDATLPEWLPLYNPVSNLVYSATGNTVKHVFVGGEQVVRDGRLTRVDEAALYEEVVKAARRLGGKLDMKTMVKLRWPME, from the coding sequence GTGGAACACGCCGAGCTTCTCGTCCTCGATGTCGGCTGGGCCGTCACGGTCGACGCCTCCCGCCGCGTCATCCGCGACGCGGGCATCGCGATCAGGGACGGCAAGTTCGCCGCGGTCGGCAAGAGCGGCGACATCGAGCGGGCATGGACCGCGCCGACGGTGCTGAACGCGCAAGGCACCGTCGCCACGCCCGGCCTCGTCGACGCTCACCTGCACTCTTCTTTCTCCCTTGCGCGCGGCCTCGCCGACGAATCGAACGCGCAGGCGTTCCTCTTCCAGCACATGTATCCGTACGAGGCGGTGCTGTCGGAGGAGGACGTGTACACCGCCGTCGCGCTCGCGTGCGCCGAGATGCTGCGCCATGGCGTGACGTGCTTCGTCGAGCCGGGGAATTACCATCCCGACGCGACGGCGCGAGCGGCGATGGCGGCGGGGCTGCGCATGGTGCTCGCGGTGAGCTGCTTCGACAACAACAGAGCGGTGACCGGCCTCCTGCCGAAGGAGATGATCGAGGACACCGCGCGCTGCATCGACAAGACCGCCGATCTCTTCGAGCGCTACGCGCGCCGTGACGAGCGCATGACGGTGAGCGCCTCTTTTCGCGGGATGAACAATTCGTCCGATGCGCTCATCCTCGCCCTGAAGGAGATGGCGGACAAGCACGGCGCGATCACGCAGACGCATGCGTGCTATTCGTACTTCACCCACGATTCGTCGATCGTGCAGTTCGGCAAGCCCGAGATCGAGCGGCTCGAACGCCTGGGCGTGCTCGACGAGCGCATGCTGCTGCTGCACGGCGGCTGGCTCGAGCCGCACGAGATCGCTTTATTGGCCAGGCGCAAGCCCACGGTGGTGTGCTGCCCGTCGTCGTCGGTGCACAACGGCTACGGCAACCTCAAGGTCGGCATGCACCCGGAGCTGATGGCGCTGGGCGTCAACGTCGGGCTCGGCACCGACCACGCGAGCTCCGGGACGTGCGACCTCGTGCAGGAGATGCGCCTCGCCGCGTGCTCGTACAAGGAGGTGCGGCTGAACCCGCGCATCATGCCGCCCGAGCAGGCGGTGGAGATGGCGACGATCAACGGCGCCCGCGGCGCCGGTCTCGCCGACCGCATCGGCTCGATCGAAGTCGGCAAACAGGCCGACCTCGCGCTGTTCGACGCGACCCTGCCCGAGTGGCTGCCTCTGTACAACCCCGTGTCGAATCTCGTCTACAGTGCGACGGGCAACACGGTGAAGCACGTGTTCGTCGGCGGCGAGCAGGTGGTGCGCGACGGGCGGCTCACGCGGGTGGACGAAGCGGCGTTGTATGAGGAGGTGGTGAAAGCGGCGCGGCGGTTGGGCGGCAAGCTCGATATGAAGACGATGGTCAAGCTGAGGTGGCCGATGGAGTGA
- a CDS encoding tripartite tricarboxylate transporter substrate-binding protein, with amino-acid sequence MKRTIGSAVVLALVSGAAAAQSYPTKPVRLIVPFAPGGATDTFSRALAQELTHTLGQSVVVENRPGAGTTIGADLVAKAPPDGYTLLFTDLSTHTITGSLYQKLSYDPLKSFAPVAVANSSPLLLVVHPSVGVKSVKELIAVAKRQPGITCGNSGIGTVTHMTAEKFRMRANIRTTAVNYKGGATPVIALLGGEIAMLFATVPASIEHVHKGKLVALGVAADTRSPFFKDIPAIGETIKGVDGAVISGVLAPAGTPRAVVDRLNAEFIRASEAPKVKEIYATNAAEAMKLTPPQLQAAMEKDARAWAEVVKATGVQLN; translated from the coding sequence ATGAAGCGAACCATCGGCAGCGCGGTAGTCCTCGCACTCGTCAGCGGCGCCGCCGCGGCACAGTCGTATCCAACCAAGCCCGTTCGCCTCATCGTCCCCTTTGCGCCCGGCGGCGCGACGGACACGTTCTCTCGGGCGCTGGCGCAGGAGCTCACTCATACGCTGGGACAGTCGGTCGTCGTGGAGAATCGCCCCGGCGCGGGCACGACGATCGGCGCCGACCTCGTCGCCAAAGCGCCGCCGGACGGCTACACGCTGCTCTTCACCGATCTTTCCACGCACACCATCACGGGCTCGCTGTATCAGAAGCTGTCCTACGATCCGCTGAAGAGCTTCGCCCCGGTCGCGGTCGCGAACTCGTCGCCGCTATTGCTCGTCGTGCATCCGTCGGTCGGCGTGAAGTCGGTGAAGGAGCTGATCGCGGTGGCGAAGCGCCAGCCGGGCATCACGTGCGGCAACTCCGGCATCGGCACGGTCACGCACATGACCGCCGAGAAGTTCCGCATGCGCGCGAACATCAGGACGACCGCGGTGAACTACAAGGGCGGCGCGACGCCGGTCATCGCCCTGCTCGGCGGTGAGATCGCGATGCTGTTCGCGACCGTGCCGGCGAGCATCGAGCACGTGCACAAAGGCAAGCTCGTCGCGCTCGGCGTGGCGGCCGATACGCGCTCGCCGTTCTTCAAGGACATTCCCGCCATCGGCGAGACGATCAAGGGCGTCGACGGCGCGGTGATCTCGGGCGTGCTCGCGCCCGCCGGAACGCCGCGCGCGGTCGTCGATCGCCTCAACGCCGAGTTCATCAGGGCGTCCGAAGCGCCGAAGGTCAAGGAGATCTACGCGACGAACGCGGCGGAAGCGATGAAGCTCACGCCGCCGCAGTTGCAGGCTGCGATGGAGAAAGATGCCAGGGCGTGGGCGGAGGTGGTGAAGGCGACCGGCGTGCAGTTGAATTGA